A window of Cellulomonas fimi contains these coding sequences:
- a CDS encoding nitrate reductase subunit alpha, producing MPARHQPTGPASSAAGTDNRAIDALLTVGSRLRPGTVSTDLRSLFLEGGRKGDAFYRDRWSHDKVVRSTHGVNCTGSCSWQVYVKDGIITWETQQTDYPTVGPDSPEYEPRGCPRGASFSWYTYSPTRVRYPYVRGVLLRAYREAKARTGDPVAAWAQVTSDPETARAYKAARGKGGLVRATWDEAAEIVAAAHVHTIKEYGPDRVAGFSPIPAMSMVSHGSGARFVSMLGGTMLSFYDWYADLPVASPQVFGDQTDVPESADWWNASYLVMWGSNVPVTRTPDAHFLAEARYRGQKVVAVSPDYAANTKLADEWLAPHPGTDGALAFAMGHVVLREFLVEKRTARFVDYLQKYTDAPHLITLKQRGDAWVPDKFLTADALGAAAGDDAGARDAAFMTVVLDADGTPHVPNGSLGRRFDPAQEGRWNLDLGDVEPVLSVRDLDPATAGTPEAVAVDLPRFDLAPEAGAEHQGGAGVVRRGVPVTRVGGRVVTTVFDLLLAQYGVGRDGLPGEWPTGYDDASTPGTPAWQEEITSVPAATAARIGRELAQNAEDSGGRSMILMGAGTNHWFHSDTIYRTFLALMSMTGCQGVNGGGWAHYVGQEKCRPVTGWAQYAFGLDWVRPPRQMIGTAFWYLATDQWRYDGLPADALASPLAEGRFAGRTTADCLVESAKRGWMPSYPTFDRNPLDLVAEARTKGVDPAQHVVDELAAGRLHYACEDPDDPANFPRVLTVWRANLLGSSGKGNEYFLRHLLGTDSAVRAPESEPGRRPESMTWRDEAPRGKLDLLVTSDFRMTSTTLFSDVVLPAATWYEKHDLSTTDMHPYVHSFNPAIAPPWQTRTDFDVFHTLARAFQTLAADHLGTREDLVAVPLLHDTPDELATPHGAVPESMGLVPGVSMPRLVVVERDYGTLADRWAALGPLTARAGMVTKGVAFSPDVEVAELGRVNGLVRSGAAAGQPRLDDARHVCEAILALSGTTNGRLAVQGFERVEKRTGTELASLARDHEGKRITFPDVQARPVPVVTSPEWSGSEHGGRRYSAFTINVEHLKPWHTLTGRQHFFLDHDWMSELGENLPVYRPPLDLHRLFGDARPGSTAASGAPGSDGHAEVAVRYLTPHSKWSIHSEYQDNLHMLTLSRGGPTIWMSPQDAATIGVTDNEWVEAYNRNGVVVARAVVSHRMPAGTVFMYHAKDRTVDVPRSETSGLRGGIHNSLTRVLLKPSHLVGGYAQLSFAFNYLGPTGNQRDEVTTIRRRSQEVTY from the coding sequence GTGCCCGCACGTCATCAGCCCACCGGTCCCGCCTCGTCCGCGGCCGGCACCGACAACCGCGCGATCGACGCGCTGCTCACGGTCGGGTCGCGCCTGCGGCCGGGCACCGTCTCGACGGACCTGCGCAGCCTGTTCCTCGAGGGCGGCCGGAAGGGCGACGCGTTCTACCGGGACCGCTGGTCGCACGACAAGGTGGTGCGGTCGACGCACGGCGTGAACTGCACGGGCTCGTGCTCGTGGCAGGTGTACGTCAAGGACGGCATCATCACGTGGGAGACGCAGCAGACCGACTACCCGACGGTCGGCCCGGACTCCCCCGAGTACGAGCCGCGGGGCTGCCCGCGGGGCGCGTCGTTCTCCTGGTACACGTACTCGCCGACACGCGTCCGGTACCCGTACGTGCGCGGCGTGCTGCTGCGGGCGTACCGCGAGGCGAAGGCCCGCACGGGCGACCCGGTCGCCGCGTGGGCGCAGGTGACGTCCGACCCGGAGACCGCGCGCGCGTACAAGGCGGCGCGCGGCAAGGGCGGGCTGGTCCGGGCGACGTGGGACGAGGCCGCCGAGATCGTCGCGGCCGCGCACGTGCACACGATCAAGGAGTACGGGCCGGACCGCGTCGCGGGCTTCTCCCCCATCCCGGCGATGTCGATGGTGTCGCACGGGTCGGGCGCGCGGTTCGTGTCGATGCTCGGCGGGACGATGCTGTCGTTCTACGACTGGTACGCCGACCTGCCCGTCGCGTCGCCGCAGGTGTTCGGCGACCAGACGGACGTCCCGGAGTCGGCGGACTGGTGGAACGCGTCGTACCTGGTCATGTGGGGCTCCAACGTCCCGGTGACCCGCACGCCCGACGCGCACTTCCTCGCCGAGGCGCGCTACCGCGGGCAGAAGGTCGTCGCGGTCTCCCCCGACTACGCGGCCAACACCAAGCTCGCCGACGAGTGGCTCGCCCCGCACCCGGGCACGGACGGCGCGCTCGCGTTCGCGATGGGGCACGTGGTGCTCCGCGAGTTCCTCGTCGAGAAGCGCACGGCGCGGTTCGTCGACTACCTGCAGAAGTACACCGACGCGCCGCACCTCATCACGCTCAAGCAGCGCGGCGACGCGTGGGTGCCGGACAAGTTCCTCACGGCCGACGCGCTCGGTGCCGCCGCGGGTGACGACGCCGGCGCGCGCGACGCCGCGTTCATGACCGTCGTGCTCGACGCCGACGGCACGCCGCACGTCCCGAACGGCTCGCTCGGTCGCCGGTTCGACCCCGCGCAGGAGGGCCGCTGGAACCTCGACCTGGGCGACGTCGAGCCGGTGCTCTCGGTCCGCGACCTCGACCCGGCGACGGCCGGGACACCCGAGGCCGTCGCCGTCGACCTGCCCCGCTTCGACCTCGCCCCCGAGGCGGGTGCCGAGCACCAGGGCGGTGCGGGCGTCGTGCGCCGCGGCGTCCCGGTGACGCGCGTCGGCGGCCGGGTCGTCACGACCGTGTTCGACCTGCTGCTCGCGCAGTACGGCGTCGGCCGCGACGGCCTGCCCGGCGAGTGGCCGACCGGCTACGACGACGCGTCCACGCCCGGCACGCCCGCGTGGCAGGAGGAGATCACGTCGGTGCCCGCCGCGACGGCGGCACGGATCGGGCGTGAGCTCGCGCAGAACGCCGAGGACTCGGGCGGCCGCTCGATGATCCTCATGGGTGCGGGCACCAACCACTGGTTCCACTCGGACACGATCTACCGCACGTTCCTCGCGCTCATGTCGATGACCGGCTGCCAGGGCGTCAACGGCGGCGGCTGGGCGCACTACGTCGGCCAGGAGAAGTGCCGACCCGTGACCGGGTGGGCGCAGTACGCGTTCGGGCTCGACTGGGTGCGGCCGCCGCGGCAGATGATCGGCACCGCGTTCTGGTACCTCGCGACCGACCAGTGGCGGTACGACGGGCTGCCCGCCGACGCGCTCGCGTCGCCGCTCGCCGAGGGCCGGTTCGCGGGCCGCACGACCGCGGACTGCCTGGTCGAGAGCGCGAAGCGCGGCTGGATGCCGTCGTACCCGACGTTCGACCGCAACCCGCTGGACCTCGTCGCGGAGGCACGGACGAAGGGCGTCGACCCGGCGCAGCACGTCGTCGACGAGCTCGCAGCGGGGCGGCTGCACTACGCGTGCGAGGACCCCGACGACCCCGCGAACTTCCCGCGCGTCCTCACGGTGTGGCGCGCGAACCTGCTCGGGTCGTCGGGCAAGGGCAACGAGTACTTCCTGCGGCACCTGCTCGGCACGGACTCCGCGGTGCGCGCACCCGAGTCGGAGCCGGGACGCCGGCCGGAGTCGATGACGTGGCGCGACGAGGCGCCGCGCGGGAAGCTCGACCTGCTGGTCACGAGCGACTTCCGGATGACGTCGACGACGCTGTTCAGCGACGTCGTGCTCCCCGCGGCGACCTGGTACGAGAAGCACGACCTGTCGACGACGGACATGCACCCGTACGTGCACTCGTTCAACCCGGCGATCGCGCCGCCGTGGCAGACGCGCACCGACTTCGACGTCTTCCACACGCTCGCCCGGGCGTTCCAGACGCTCGCCGCTGACCACCTCGGCACGCGCGAGGACCTCGTCGCCGTGCCGCTGCTGCACGACACCCCCGACGAGCTCGCGACGCCGCACGGCGCGGTGCCGGAGTCGATGGGCCTGGTCCCGGGCGTCTCGATGCCGAGACTCGTGGTCGTCGAGCGGGACTACGGCACGCTCGCCGACCGGTGGGCGGCGCTCGGGCCGCTCACCGCCCGCGCGGGGATGGTGACCAAGGGCGTCGCGTTCTCGCCCGACGTCGAGGTCGCCGAGCTGGGCCGCGTCAACGGTCTCGTGCGATCGGGCGCGGCGGCAGGCCAGCCGCGCCTCGACGACGCGCGCCACGTGTGCGAGGCGATCCTCGCGCTGTCCGGCACGACGAACGGCCGGCTCGCGGTGCAGGGGTTCGAGCGCGTCGAGAAGCGCACGGGCACCGAGCTCGCGTCGCTGGCCCGCGACCACGAGGGCAAGCGGATCACGTTCCCCGACGTGCAGGCGCGGCCCGTGCCGGTCGTGACGTCGCCCGAGTGGTCGGGGTCCGAGCACGGCGGTCGGCGGTACTCGGCGTTCACGATCAACGTCGAGCACCTCAAGCCGTGGCACACGCTCACGGGCCGCCAGCACTTCTTCCTCGACCACGACTGGATGAGCGAGCTCGGCGAGAACCTGCCGGTCTACCGGCCGCCGCTCGACCTGCACCGGCTGTTCGGCGACGCGCGCCCGGGGTCGACGGCCGCGTCCGGGGCGCCCGGGTCCGACGGGCACGCCGAGGTCGCCGTCCGCTACCTGACCCCGCACTCGAAGTGGTCGATCCACTCCGAGTACCAGGACAACCTCCACATGCTCACGCTGTCGCGCGGCGGCCCGACGATCTGGATGTCCCCGCAGGACGCGGCGACCATCGGCGTCACCGACAACGAGTGGGTCGAGGCGTACAACCGCAACGGCGTCGTCGTCGCGCGGGCCGTCGTCTCGCACCGCATGCCCGCCGGGACGGTGTTCATGTACCACGCCAAGGACCGCACGGTGGACGTCCCCCGCTCGGAGACGTCGGGCCTGCGTGGCGGGATCCACAACTCGCTGACGCGCGTGCTGCTCAAGCCGAGCCACCTCGTCGGCGGGTACGCGCAGTTGTCGTTCGCGTTCAACTACCTCGGCCCGACGGGCAACCAGCGCGACGAGGTCACCACCATCCGCCGCCGGTCCCAGGAGGTGACGTACTGA
- the narH gene encoding nitrate reductase subunit beta, giving the protein MRVMAQMAMVMNLDKCIGCHTCSVTCKQAWTNRAGVEYVWFNNVETRPGQGYPRTYEDQDRWGGGWVRNKKGRLRLRSGGRFTKLSHIFANPRLPEVRDYYEPWTYDYDVLLSAPQGEHTPVARPKSLLTGEDTKITWSANWDDDLGGSAATMEKDPVLAQMSDRVKAELESAFMFYLPRICEHCLNPSCVASCPSGAMYKRAEDGIVLVDQDACRGWRMCVSGCPYKKVYFNHVTGKAEKCTLCYPRLEVGLPTVCSETCVGRLRYLGLVLYDADRVLEAASVEDPHELLAAQRSVLLDPSDPEVMAAAERDGVPHDWVLAAQRSPVWALISRFEVALPLHPEYRTLPMVWYVPPLSPVVDVVSGSGNDGEDARTLFAAIERLRIPVEYLAGLFTAGDTRPVTAVLRRLAAMRAHMRNVNLGVEQDPRIAAAVGMTGDEVEAMYRLLAIAKYEDRYVVPPAHAESARALDEIAEGGLGCSLDGAGGPGMGGPRARGERPAALAQPAVGVESFHPSTSGSASDRPARVNLLNWGGDKREAGLFPPTQGQPGYGDGPTGAHA; this is encoded by the coding sequence ATGCGAGTCATGGCGCAGATGGCGATGGTCATGAACCTCGACAAGTGCATCGGGTGCCACACGTGCTCGGTGACCTGCAAGCAGGCGTGGACGAACCGCGCGGGCGTCGAGTACGTCTGGTTCAACAACGTCGAGACGCGGCCCGGCCAGGGCTACCCGCGCACGTACGAGGACCAGGACCGCTGGGGCGGCGGGTGGGTCCGCAACAAGAAGGGCCGGTTGCGCCTGCGCTCGGGCGGCCGGTTCACCAAGCTGTCGCACATCTTCGCCAACCCCCGGCTCCCCGAGGTGCGCGATTACTACGAGCCATGGACGTACGACTACGACGTCCTGCTGTCGGCGCCGCAGGGCGAGCACACACCCGTCGCCCGGCCGAAGTCCCTGCTCACCGGCGAGGACACGAAGATCACGTGGTCGGCGAACTGGGACGACGACCTCGGCGGCTCCGCGGCGACGATGGAGAAGGACCCGGTCCTCGCGCAGATGAGCGACCGCGTGAAGGCCGAGCTCGAGAGCGCCTTCATGTTCTACCTGCCGCGCATCTGCGAGCACTGCCTCAACCCGTCGTGCGTCGCGTCGTGCCCGTCGGGCGCGATGTACAAGCGCGCGGAGGACGGCATCGTGCTCGTCGACCAGGACGCGTGCCGCGGCTGGCGCATGTGCGTGTCGGGCTGCCCGTACAAGAAGGTCTACTTCAACCACGTCACCGGCAAGGCCGAGAAGTGCACGCTGTGCTACCCGCGCCTCGAGGTCGGGCTGCCGACGGTGTGCTCGGAGACGTGCGTCGGGCGCCTGCGGTACCTCGGGCTCGTGCTCTACGACGCCGACCGCGTGCTGGAGGCCGCGTCGGTCGAGGACCCGCACGAGCTCCTCGCGGCGCAGCGGTCCGTGCTGCTCGACCCGTCCGACCCCGAGGTGATGGCCGCCGCCGAGCGCGACGGGGTGCCGCACGACTGGGTCCTCGCCGCGCAGCGCTCGCCCGTGTGGGCGCTGATCTCGCGGTTCGAGGTCGCGCTGCCGCTGCACCCCGAGTACCGGACGCTCCCGATGGTCTGGTACGTGCCGCCGCTGTCGCCGGTGGTCGACGTCGTGTCGGGGTCGGGCAACGACGGCGAGGACGCGCGCACGCTGTTCGCCGCGATCGAGCGGCTGCGCATCCCCGTCGAGTACCTGGCCGGGCTGTTCACCGCGGGCGACACGCGTCCGGTGACGGCCGTGCTGCGGCGGCTCGCGGCGATGCGCGCGCACATGCGCAACGTCAACCTCGGCGTGGAGCAGGACCCGCGCATCGCCGCCGCCGTCGGGATGACCGGCGACGAGGTCGAGGCGATGTACCGCCTGCTCGCGATCGCGAAGTACGAGGACCGCTACGTCGTCCCGCCCGCGCACGCCGAGTCGGCCCGGGCGCTCGACGAGATCGCCGAGGGCGGCCTGGGGTGCTCGCTCGACGGCGCGGGCGGTCCTGGCATGGGCGGTCCGCGGGCGCGCGGCGAGCGGCCCGCCGCGCTCGCGCAGCCGGCCGTGGGCGTCGAGTCGTTCCACCCGTCGACGTCGGGGTCCGCGTCGGACCGCCCGGCACGCGTCAACCTGCTCAACTGGGGCGGCGACAAGCGCGAGGCAGGCCTCTTCCCGCCCACGCAGGGGCAGCCCGGCTACGGCGACGGCCCGACGGGAGCGCACGCATGA
- the narJ gene encoding nitrate reductase molybdenum cofactor assembly chaperone, producing the protein MSRRTLPFLDPVRVTTGERSLAHLAAAMLLDYPTEHVRAHHDLLRSTVAGLPRPVADAFLTHLDAVGAMDLAAQQGHYVATFDLRRRCALYLSYYSAGDTRRRGMALVTFREAYRACGFDASDDELPDFLPAVLELSARAPGPVVDVLLGTHREGLEILRSALHDVASPYAHVLDAVCRTLPAVDAATAERFADLVASGPPGETVGLSAPLLPFPTVRPQEVPA; encoded by the coding sequence ATGAGCCGCCGCACGCTCCCGTTCCTCGACCCCGTGCGCGTCACGACGGGCGAGCGGTCGCTCGCGCACCTCGCCGCGGCGATGCTGCTCGACTACCCGACCGAGCACGTCCGGGCGCACCACGACCTGCTGCGGTCGACGGTCGCGGGGCTGCCCCGGCCCGTCGCCGACGCGTTCCTCACGCACCTCGACGCCGTCGGCGCGATGGACCTCGCCGCGCAGCAGGGCCACTACGTCGCGACGTTCGACCTGCGCCGACGCTGCGCGCTCTACCTGTCGTACTACTCGGCGGGCGACACGCGGCGGCGCGGGATGGCGCTCGTGACGTTCCGCGAGGCCTACCGCGCGTGCGGGTTCGACGCGAGCGACGACGAGCTGCCCGATTTCCTGCCGGCCGTGCTGGAGCTGTCCGCGCGCGCGCCCGGACCCGTCGTCGACGTGCTGCTCGGCACGCACCGCGAGGGTCTGGAGATCCTCCGGTCCGCGCTGCACGACGTCGCCAGCCCGTACGCGCACGTCCTCGACGCCGTGTGCCGCACGCTGCCCGCGGTCGACGCCGCGACCGCCGAGCGGTTCGCCGACCTCGTCGCGTCCGGGCCGCCCGGCGAGACCGTCGGCCTGTCCGCGCCGCTGCTCCCCTTCCCGACCGTGCGCCCGCAGGAGGTGCCCGCATGA
- the narI gene encoding respiratory nitrate reductase subunit gamma, producing the protein MTSTAVLLWVVVPYVAATVFVVGHVWRYRHDQFGWTTRSSQVHESRLLRIGSPMFHLGILMVIGGHVVGLLIPRAWLEAVGIHEHAYHLVATWAGSIAAVLTIAGLAILVYRRRVVAAVRRATTTSDKVMYVVLGVTLFCGTAATVLFQVLGGGYDYRGSIAPWIRGLLSLRPDAASMAEVPGMFQAHVLSAMVLFAIWPFTRLVHVLSAPVGYLVRPYVVYRTRDAQRGTRVTRPGWERAERPGAPAEHR; encoded by the coding sequence ATGACGTCCACCGCCGTGCTGCTGTGGGTCGTGGTCCCCTACGTCGCCGCGACGGTCTTCGTCGTCGGGCACGTGTGGCGGTACCGGCACGACCAGTTCGGCTGGACGACGCGCTCGTCGCAGGTGCACGAGAGCCGGCTGCTGCGCATCGGGTCGCCGATGTTCCACCTGGGCATCCTCATGGTCATCGGCGGGCACGTCGTCGGCCTGCTGATCCCGCGCGCGTGGCTCGAGGCCGTCGGGATCCACGAGCACGCGTACCACCTGGTCGCGACGTGGGCCGGCAGCATCGCGGCCGTCCTGACGATCGCCGGCCTGGCGATCCTCGTGTACCGCCGGCGGGTCGTCGCCGCCGTGCGCCGCGCGACGACCACGTCCGACAAGGTCATGTACGTCGTCCTGGGCGTCACGCTGTTCTGCGGCACCGCCGCGACGGTCCTGTTCCAGGTCCTCGGCGGCGGCTACGACTACCGCGGGTCGATCGCACCGTGGATCCGCGGGCTGCTGTCGCTGCGCCCGGACGCCGCGTCGATGGCCGAGGTCCCCGGGATGTTCCAGGCGCACGTGCTCTCGGCCATGGTCCTGTTCGCGATCTGGCCGTTCACGCGGCTCGTGCACGTGCTGTCCGCGCCCGTCGGCTACCTCGTGCGCCCGTACGTCGTCTACCGCACCCGCGACGCCCAACGTGGGACGCGTGTCACACGCCCCGGCTGGGAACGGGCCGAACGTCCCGGGGCACCGGCCGAGCACCGATGA
- a CDS encoding DUF2249 domain-containing protein — MAAENVEILTTAPVAEPAGHTCGCGGHDEADPVLDVRTIPHAIRHATVFGAFEAIAPGKSLILVAPHLPRPLLAQLAERAPIESEVLVDGPDAWHVKITRTA; from the coding sequence ATGGCTGCCGAGAACGTCGAGATCCTCACCACCGCGCCCGTCGCGGAGCCCGCCGGCCACACGTGCGGCTGCGGCGGCCACGACGAGGCCGACCCGGTGCTCGACGTCCGCACCATCCCGCACGCCATCCGCCACGCGACCGTCTTCGGCGCGTTCGAGGCGATCGCCCCCGGGAAGTCCCTGATCCTCGTCGCGCCGCACCTGCCGCGGCCCCTGCTCGCGCAGCTCGCCGAGCGCGCGCCGATCGAGTCCGAGGTGCTCGTCGACGGTCCCGACGCCTGGCACGTGAAGATCACGCGCACCGCCTGA
- a CDS encoding GDSL-type esterase/lipase family protein, translating into MTTTLSRRLAGALTAVLLLLAGALALAGPTQAADPVRIMALGDSITGNPGCWRALLWQKLQQNGYTNIDMVGTQGPQGCGIAHDGDNEGHGGFLVTNVAAQNQLVPWLAATDPDVVLMHFGTNDVWSARSTQQILDAYTTLVQQMRASNPQMVVLVAQIIPVAPPTCADCPGRTAALNAAIPAWAAGLSTAQSPIVVVDQATGWVPATDTYDGVHPGDAGIVKMADRWYPALAAVLSGATPTPTVTPTPTVTPTPTVTPTPTPTVTPSPTPTVTPTPTPTSGAGCTARYTLASTWPGGFVTSVRVTATQPIAGWTVAVTLPNGTVANAWSSQSSVSGKTWTFTNAPWNGTLAAGQATEIGFQGTGSGEPSTVTCTATPR; encoded by the coding sequence ATGACGACGACGCTCTCGCGGCGGCTCGCGGGCGCCCTGACCGCCGTGCTGCTGCTGCTCGCCGGCGCGCTCGCGCTGGCCGGCCCGACGCAGGCCGCGGACCCGGTGCGCATCATGGCGCTCGGTGACTCGATCACCGGCAACCCCGGCTGCTGGCGTGCGCTGCTGTGGCAGAAGCTCCAGCAGAACGGGTACACGAACATCGACATGGTCGGCACGCAGGGCCCGCAGGGCTGCGGCATCGCGCACGACGGCGACAACGAGGGGCACGGCGGCTTCCTCGTCACGAACGTCGCGGCGCAGAACCAGCTCGTGCCGTGGCTCGCCGCGACCGACCCGGACGTCGTCCTCATGCACTTCGGCACCAACGACGTGTGGAGCGCGCGCAGCACGCAGCAGATCCTCGACGCGTACACGACGCTCGTGCAGCAGATGCGTGCGAGCAACCCGCAGATGGTGGTCCTCGTCGCGCAGATCATCCCCGTCGCGCCGCCGACCTGCGCCGACTGCCCCGGCCGGACCGCCGCGCTGAACGCCGCGATCCCCGCGTGGGCGGCGGGCCTGTCGACCGCGCAGTCACCGATCGTGGTCGTCGACCAGGCGACTGGGTGGGTGCCCGCGACCGACACCTACGACGGCGTGCACCCCGGTGACGCGGGCATCGTCAAGATGGCCGACCGGTGGTATCCGGCGCTCGCGGCGGTCCTGTCGGGCGCGACGCCGACCCCGACCGTCACGCCGACCCCGACGGTCACGCCGACCCCCACCGTGACCCCGACACCCACGCCCACGGTGACCCCGTCGCCGACGCCGACCGTCACCCCGACCCCGACCCCGACGTCGGGCGCCGGTTGCACCGCGCGCTACACGCTCGCGAGCACCTGGCCGGGCGGGTTCGTGACGAGCGTGCGGGTCACCGCGACCCAGCCGATCGCGGGGTGGACGGTGGCGGTCACGCTGCCGAACGGCACGGTGGCGAACGCGTGGAGCTCGCAGAGCTCCGTGAGCGGGAAGACGTGGACCTTCACGAACGCGCCGTGGAACGGGACGCTCGCGGCCGGCCAGGCCACCGAGATCGGCTTCCAGGGCACGGGCTCGGGCGAGCCGTCGACGGTCACCTGCACGGCGACCCCGCGCTGA
- a CDS encoding RNA-binding S4 domain-containing protein, with translation MPEVTRARVDAWTWSVRLFPTRSAAGAACRAGHVRVNGERAKPATQVVPGDEVHVRGGARERVVIVQRLVVKRVGADVAVACYLDRSPAVPPKEHVAVAGQRDRGAGRPTKRDRRLIERLRGH, from the coding sequence ATGCCCGAGGTGACCCGAGCCCGCGTCGACGCGTGGACCTGGTCGGTGCGACTCTTCCCGACCCGGTCCGCCGCGGGAGCCGCGTGCCGCGCGGGCCACGTGCGCGTCAACGGCGAGCGCGCCAAGCCCGCGACGCAGGTCGTCCCCGGCGACGAGGTGCACGTCCGCGGCGGTGCGCGCGAGCGCGTCGTGATCGTGCAGCGGCTCGTCGTCAAGCGCGTCGGCGCCGACGTCGCCGTCGCGTGCTACCTCGACCGCTCCCCCGCGGTCCCGCCCAAGGAGCACGTCGCCGTCGCCGGCCAGCGCGACCGCGGCGCGGGCCGCCCGACGAAGCGCGACCGCCGCCTCATCGAACGCCTCCGCGGCCACTAG
- a CDS encoding STAS domain-containing protein, with translation MSGGIAVSTEGSVLRVTLAGAVDLAVRESAAPVWAALATGDQDVVVDCADVTFVDSTGLSLLVRLVRDATESGRRVRLHGAPRPVTEILAVTGVDAWMRAQGVEGV, from the coding sequence GTGAGCGGCGGCATCGCGGTGTCGACGGAGGGGTCCGTCCTGCGTGTCACCCTGGCCGGCGCCGTCGACCTCGCCGTGCGCGAGTCCGCCGCACCCGTGTGGGCGGCGCTCGCCACGGGTGACCAGGACGTGGTCGTCGACTGTGCGGACGTGACGTTCGTCGACTCGACCGGCCTCTCGCTCCTGGTGCGCCTGGTCCGCGACGCGACCGAGTCCGGCCGCCGCGTGCGCCTCCACGGCGCGCCGCGCCCGGTGACCGAGATCCTCGCCGTCACCGGCGTCGACGCGTGGATGCGCGCCCAGGGCGTCGAAGGCGTCTAG